Genomic window (Chloroflexota bacterium):
GCCGCTTGGAGCCCACAACTGCGCCGACGCCCGAGCGACCCGCGTACCGTCCTTTATCGTTGCAGACACCGCTGATTAGCGAGAGCTTCTCTGACGCAGGGCCAATACAGGCAACGCGAACTCTGGGGTCGCCGATCTCATTCGCCAGGGCTTCCTCTGTTTCAATGGCATCTTTTCCCCAGAGATGAGAAGCGTCCTTTATTTCAATGCCTGTGTTGGTAACCATCAGATATGATGGCCTGGGCGCTATCCCTGAGATGAAAAGCGCATCCCAGCCGGCAAACTTAAGCTCGGGCCCAAAGTAACCGCCCGAGTTGGCATCACCCCAACCACCGGTCAGTGGCGATTTGCATACCACCGCGTAGCGACCGCCGGTCGGTACCGGTGTGCCGGTCAGAGGGCCGGTGACAAATCCCAGCACATTTTCCGGTCCCAGAGGGTCGACCCGACCTTTCTGTTTCTCAAGCAATATGCGGGCACCCAGTCCATGTCCGCCGATAAAATCCCTGGCCAGTTTTTCGTCCAGTTCCTGTTCGCGGATTTCACCATTGGATAGATTGATGAAACCGATCTTTCCGACATAACCTCCAGACATTTGAACCTCCTTTTCTATTCAGAAAAATTAAAAGTGGCAACTTCCTTCGCCACGGCTTTTTCATATACAAGCTTGGCACAGACTATGTCCTGAATCGCCAGTCCGGTAGAATCGAAAATGGTTATTTCATCATCGTTTTCTCTCCCTTTTTTCATACCGGCCGCTATTTCCCCCAGAGTGCCGTAGATATCGTCCGTTTTCAAAAGCCCCCGCGAGAACGGAACGTTGATTTCACCGGAATGACGTGCTTGCCCAAGTTCATCAATGACAATCTTGGCACCTAGCAACAGGTCAGCTTCAATCTCCTGCTTTCCTTGCGCATCGGCTCCGATGGCATTAATATGGGTTCCCGGACTGATATGCGCCTTTTTAACCACCGGGTGAGTAGCGTAGGTAGTGGTCACCACAATATCAGCCTGCGCTGCCGCCTCGGCGGTTTCAACGGGATGAATGTTTATATTCAGTGTTGCTGCCATCTTCTGTGAAAATCTCTGGCTGGTTTCCTCCGGTAGCGAGTATACCTTGACCTCATCGATTCCTGGCAAAATCTCGCTTATAGCGAGCAGCTGCGCTTCCGCCTGCTTGCCGGCTCCTATCATTCCAACAACCGATGAGTCTTTCCTGGCCAAATATTTAACCGCTATTCCCCCAGCAGCCCCGGTTCTCATGTTGGTAATATGAGTGCCATCCATAATGGTCAGCGGGTAGCCGGTGCTGGGGTCACATAGAATAATTAACGCCATCACGGTTGGCAGATTGTACTTACGGTTATCAGGGTAGACGCTCACCCATTTCATACCGGCGCTCCCATCGATATAGGCGGGCATAGCCCTGAAATCACCGTGGTAATCCGGCAGGTCCAAATATATCTTGCCGGGCATGATGGCCTTGCCTTGAGCCTTGAGGCTGAAGGCATTTTCAACAGCTTCTAATGCTTCACCCATAGTAAGCAGTTTTTCAATTTCATGTTGGTTGATTAACAGCGTATTGAGTGCCGTAGACTGTTTATTCTCTTTGCTCCTTTGGTCGGAATTAATTTTCATATAGATGCCCCTTTTTAATATTCAGCAGTTAAAACCAATCAGAAAATCTTACCGTTATAAATAATATAGTTTTATGCCTTTCAGTGCAAAATAATTAACAGCAATGGGGGTGAAATTCAGTCAAATATCTGAATTTAGCCAGACTTCCTTCAAAACCAAGTAAAAATGTCTTGACAGTGGTTTATATTATGTTCAATAATTGTAGCAATTCGTACAACTATTTTAGATACCTGCTGAATTAGGCAAAGGGAACCGTAAGTTCAAGACATTCAAATTATAATTCTGCCGAATATCTAAAATCACGAAAAGAGGAGGTGATGGCTTTCAGGGAATAGATGCTTACTGTTGTGGCTTGCGAAATTATAAAGGGAGGTAAATAAGTGAATAAATCAATACTGCTAGTTATTCTTGCACTGGTATTAATTATGGCCTTGATTGTTCCCAGCTGCGCCAAACCGGCTCCGGCCCCCGCGCCCGGTGCAGCGCCAACAGCGGCACCACCCGGAACTGAGTACCAGTATCAATGGCGAAACAGCAGCAATTACCCAACCGACTCTGAAGGCGCTGATGCTATGTTCCGTTTCGGCGATCTGGTAACGGAAAGGACCAAGGGTCGTGTTACGGTTACCAGTTATGCCGATGGGGTGCTGGGGGGATGGGATGCCATCCAGGAGATGGTTATCCGCGGCGATGTTGAGATGATGTTTGAAGCCATTGATGACGCCTTTGACCCCAGAATCGCCGTAGGCTATTACATCCCGTACGTATTCATTGACTACGATGCGGCCCAACGCCTGTGGGCTCCGGGTGGCTACGTCTATGAGACCCTGAATAACAGAATCATGGTTCCGCTGGGCTACCGGGCTCTCGGCGCCTGGTGTGCTGGCATCGGTGGGATAACCACCAGGGACGTTCCTCGCGAACCGTGGAATACCGATGTAGCCAAGGATATGAAAATCAGGGTCATGGCCCTGACCGCCTGCCAGCTCACCGCTGAGACTCTGGGCTATATGGTGGTGGGTATGCCCTTTGCCGACGTCTATACCTCCATACAGACCGGCATCGTCGATGGTCAGCAGGGTGGCGGCACCATGCAGGCCTATATCTTCAAGGATGTACAGAGCACATACCTTCACTACAAGGACTACATTGAGCCCATCTGGTATGTAGTCAACAATGATTCCTGGGCATCGCTCACTGAGGAGGACCAGCAGATTCTCACCGATACCGCCCAGGAAATGCAGAATGAGCAGGCGGCATACGCCGAGGAGATGGACCAGAAGTACATGCAAATGCTGCGAGACTATGGCTGGACGGTACTGGAACCTACCGATGCAGAGTGGGAGCGCATGCAGCAAGCCGTCTTCGAAGAGGTCTGGCCAGAGCTCACCCCAATCATTGGTAAAGCCATCATTGACGGGCTTTATGATGCGCTGGGGATACCGCGTCCTGGATAATTGACTGGAACAGGCACGTTTTACTTAACCGGTGAGGGAGCTCAAGGCGAGTTCCCTCATCGGCTGGATGTGAGGAAATATGGCGGCTGCAATAAGCTCTTTAGCCAGTAAGCTGGCTTTTCGCTGGATACCATCGCTCATGTGGTGGGTGATACTGGTATCCTGCATCCCTCTGGTAGTGCTTATTTTTATTCAGGTGTGGCTGCGTTATGTCTTCCATGTTCCCATGCTCTGGGTGGAAGAAATCGCCATTACCCCTGCCTTCTGGTTCTACATGATGGGGGCGGCTTATGCCGTTTACGAGCGGACTCACATTAGGGTGGACATAGTAGAAATCGCGATTCATAACCCGAAGCGACGGCTGATAATCAGATTTATCTCCTCGCTGATTACACTTGGACTGGCCATGCTTTTTGTCTGGTGGGGCTATCAATTCTTTGTTTCGGACCTGGGATTCAAAATGGAGACGGC
Coding sequences:
- the dctP gene encoding TRAP transporter substrate-binding protein DctP, with translation MNKSILLVILALVLIMALIVPSCAKPAPAPAPGAAPTAAPPGTEYQYQWRNSSNYPTDSEGADAMFRFGDLVTERTKGRVTVTSYADGVLGGWDAIQEMVIRGDVEMMFEAIDDAFDPRIAVGYYIPYVFIDYDAAQRLWAPGGYVYETLNNRIMVPLGYRALGAWCAGIGGITTRDVPREPWNTDVAKDMKIRVMALTACQLTAETLGYMVVGMPFADVYTSIQTGIVDGQQGGGTMQAYIFKDVQSTYLHYKDYIEPIWYVVNNDSWASLTEEDQQILTDTAQEMQNEQAAYAEEMDQKYMQMLRDYGWTVLEPTDAEWERMQQAVFEEVWPELTPIIGKAIIDGLYDALGIPRPG
- a CDS encoding TRAP transporter small permease subunit is translated as MAAAISSLASKLAFRWIPSLMWWVILVSCIPLVVLIFIQVWLRYVFHVPMLWVEEIAITPAFWFYMMGAAYAVYERTHIRVDIVEIAIHNPKRRLIIRFISSLITLGLAMLFVWWGYQFFVSDLGFKMETATLRYPMIYGRCSIFFAAGILGGFYFWVETIDLARQLFWGKPPLYERKET
- the ala gene encoding alanine dehydrogenase; protein product: MKINSDQRSKENKQSTALNTLLINQHEIEKLLTMGEALEAVENAFSLKAQGKAIMPGKIYLDLPDYHGDFRAMPAYIDGSAGMKWVSVYPDNRKYNLPTVMALIILCDPSTGYPLTIMDGTHITNMRTGAAGGIAVKYLARKDSSVVGMIGAGKQAEAQLLAISEILPGIDEVKVYSLPEETSQRFSQKMAATLNINIHPVETAEAAAQADIVVTTTYATHPVVKKAHISPGTHINAIGADAQGKQEIEADLLLGAKIVIDELGQARHSGEINVPFSRGLLKTDDIYGTLGEIAAGMKKGRENDDEITIFDSTGLAIQDIVCAKLVYEKAVAKEVATFNFSE